Part of the Rissa tridactyla isolate bRisTri1 chromosome 3, bRisTri1.patW.cur.20221130, whole genome shotgun sequence genome, CCACTGCTATGACTAGTGTCTCAGTTCAGCTGATGTCTAGTGCCACCCGAAATATTCCAGAGCATCTGGGACACCCATATAAGCCTGGCAGATACACGAGAGGACCTACATGGGACTGTTGAAAGCTGAAAGCCAGACAGGATGTCCCAGGGCATTTCAGATGTCACCGTGCAGCTCTGTGCAGACAACTCAGCTCAGCCCCTGTGGTAGGTGATAGAGGGAGACAAGGAGAGTGGCTCTTCTCTGCTCTCCCATGTAAAACCAGGAGGAGCTGCCCTCTGGAGAAGCCTCTGAGGACTAGCTGAGACCCTGCCTGAAGTATAGATGGCTGGTGCCAGGTGAAACAAATCCCGCCTGACATATCCCAGTTAAAAACGTCTTTACGTTCTCCAGAATGATTTTGATGCCTTTTCCTTGTATGACAAAACCCACAGAGGCAGTTCGGGGGAAGAGAAACCTTCTGCTATTATCTGCACCAACCATTGCTGGAGAAGCCGCCTATACCTTATCAACGGATAGGACCTTTTTGGTGTGAGCCTGACAAAACTTATctttgttcagtctggagaaggctctgaggagactttgtagcctcttccagtgtctgaaggtggcctacaagaaagctggagagggattttttacaagggcatgtagtgacaggacaaggaaagatggcttcaaactgcaagaggggagatttagattggatatcagtaagaaattctttggtgtgaaggtggtgagcccctggcccaggttgcccagagaagctgtggctgccccatccctggaggggttcaaggccaggttggccggggcttggagcaacctgggctggtgggaggtgtccctgcccagggcagggggtggcactggatggtctttaaaggtcccttcccacccaaacctttctgtgattctgtaatttctgtgttgccattaaaaaaatagttgaacTGAAGACTGTTCCCCAGCCACAACATCCTTAAGTGCAGATCTGCGCTAACGAACCTCATCACTAATAAGCCCACCACACTCAGGCATGAAGCCGGTGTGCTACAGAGGTTTTCAGCTTCAGAAGCAGCCCTGAATCTAGGATTATTTGTCCGGCTCGGCATCATTATTGCATGTaaactgtgctggttttggttgCGTGCCCCTTCCTCCACGCTGTGCACTAACCGCCGTGTCTCTCTGCTCTCTCGCTCAGAGGTGAAGCATGCCAGGAACTGCCCCATCGACTGTGCTTCCGTCTACTACAATGGGCTCCGGCGGTCTGGAGTCTACAGCATCATGCCCTCGGTCGGTGGGATGCCCATCGAAGTGCTGTGTGAGATGGACACCGAAGGTACTGCAGGAGGCGCCTACGTCATCTTCCAGCAGAGCTTTGGGTGGGATTTGTCTAACCTGAGAGTTGTGTCTTGTATCTGAGTTATTCTAAGGCTACTTTATTGTCAGTGAGAGCAGCATCTCCAGAGGGACTCTTCTCCAGGGACAGAGGACTCGTCCTCTCTGCTGGCTGTAGAAGGGGTTTGGATGAACAGTTCAAACCAGACATCATGGCTGGGATTCAGCTGCTTAAATACAGGCGTTTAGTGCTCTTGGAGGTGTCCTCATGCATCAAAGATATTTGCAACGCACTAGTGGATATGACACAGGGCTGAGGGAAACAAGCCCTTCTGGAGTAGCAGCTGGTCACTGAGGGGTGTCTGGAGCATCTCTGGGAAGTTGAGGGGGCAACCGCTAATTGTAGCTGTGCTGAATTGAGGAGGTGGGACGTAGACTCTCCCACAGGTATTTTGGAGTGTAAATGAGAGAGAAGGTGACCTCCCCACACCCTTGCTGTGCAAATATCCGTACGGACCACACTAGTGTCATCCTGAGGCACAAACTTACTAACAAAATTAGTTTGCAACCCTTGTGTTTTGGAAGAATGATGGAAATCGTCAGGGAAATGGGGTGGTGGATTGTTAGTTCCTTGCCCTGTGGATCTACTCCAGCCCGGACGGATGTGTCACATCCACACATCCCATGCTGGAGGAAGGGGTTCAGCTCCCCATGTGTAGGTATCTTGCCTATTGGAGGATCTAGAGGTGATTGCAGCTTTGGGATGCACGTGCTCGTTAAGAAACAGGCTGTTCAGACAACGTGGTCTCTGTTATGTCATTACTATTATTTGCATGACCATCAACACAATCTTGGACAGTGTAGAGTAACAGGCTGtacaaacagcaaataaaaagatGGCCCAAgtcccgtgtcccctccccacctcaaGCTTACAGTATTGGAATGAAATAAGAGCGGGATTTGAACAGATGGGAGAGCAGATGGAGGCAGTGAGACAATACTGGGAGAGCTCGTGTGCCTCTGTGGTGCTGCAGGAACAGTACATATTAATCTCCAGACTCCGGGATCTCTAGTTCGTTCCAGTCCCAAAGCATTAGCCTCCCGAAAACTACCATCTCTCATTTAAAACCACCTTAAGGTCTGGAATGACCCTCTGGCAGCCAACAGGGGAACACCATCACGAACCAACATGGGAGAGGTGGGAGACTTTCTTCTTGAGCTACGATGGGCTCAAATGATGCTTGAATTTGATAAAAGTGATGTTTTATCCCCATGCAGCAACCCACACTGTATTTTGCCAATTGGTGAGAGGGCACACGACAAAGAGACACCTTGCTGAGCTGTAGGTGGATCCTCAGAGGTTACACGAGCAAGGGGTCTGTCTGGGACCCTTGGACACTCCCTGCAGACTCCCATTTTATGTTATCTCTCTCCTGGCAGGTGGGGGCTGGACAGTCATCCAGAGACGTCAGGATGGCTCAGTTGACTTCAACCGAACTTGGAATGAGTACAAGGAGGGTTTTGGGGACCTCAATGGCGAATTCTGGCTGGGCAATGAGAACATCCACAAGATGACGAGCCAAGGGGACTACTCTCTACGCATCGACCTGGAGGACTGGAACAACAAACACAAGCATGCCTTCTACCAGGTCTTCAGGTAGAAAGTGGGATGGCCTTCCCTGGTTCTCATAGACGTAGCTGGTTCAATGCCAGAAGACCTTCAGGCATGGAAACCCCATTGTGGTCAGGGTGACTCTGTCTAGATGGGTCTTCAGACTGGGCCCAGGTTGTCTATCCTTTCTTCCCCACCTGGATTTGGCCACCAATTTTTGCTCCAGGTTGAAGCCTGGGTGTGAGCTAGCAAATGTGCAGCGTCATTCGGCCATGGCCAACATCCACAGCCCCAGGCTAAGGGAGCTGTAGGACCCAACAGACAGTCCCCAGCTGATTAGGGgtattttttctcaaaaaattatTGACCTCTATGTTAAAAACAGGGTTTTGAACCCTGTGGCCTTGTTGGGTAGgtcctccagcatctccctggtTTAGAGTCGTGTTTTGATTTTTACCCTCTTTACTCATGGCTTTTACTTGCTGGGCCTGATGTAACGTCCTTCAGTGTCCAAAGCCCTTCCTGGTGTTTTATTTATCTATACCACACCCTTTCTTAATCAGGGATGACCAGGTCTGTCCAGACTGTCACAGATGAACTCCTCCTCTGTCTCTACTGGAAATGCTTGTGGTGACCATGGAGTAAGCCACCATGGGAGGATGTCCAAGGGAGCATGGCACCTTATGGACACTTGAATCTCGAGGGCTTTGAGTAGACACCAAAAATGATGaaactactggggaaaaaaaaaatcccattgccTGAATGTGCCGTGGAACCTCCTCCACCAGCAGATGTGTGCCCTGAATGGTCACCCCAACTTTTCTCATCAGATGTCACGTGCAATGGCAATGACCTTCACCCTTTGCTAGCCCAGGGGCAGATTACTAATTAGCTCAGCCGAGGTGAAGAACGGGATGCTTGTTACGTGGAGAGGAGGCGGTGCTGTGTAATTAGAGGGATTGTCTTGCCAAAGCTGCCGCAGTCCAACCTTTATTGTGGTTTGAGAGTCACGGTCTGGTCTGCCCAGTTCCACCCTATAACAAGTGCCCTGAGTCATGAGAAAATCATGCACATcccacagaagggaaaaatagaaCATCTTCGGCTTCTAGAGATGATGAAtcacagcagggaggctggcCAGAGCAGCTCGATGATTGCTAGGTGTCCACACCAGGAATGCAGTACCCAGGTTGGAAAGGAGACCCAAGCACTCCCCATTAAACAGTCCCACCTTTGTCGCTTGCAGCATTGAGGATGAGGCAAACTATTACCGCCTGCACGTGGATGGGTTCAGCGGGACGGTGGAGGATTCCTTTGCCTGGTACCACAACAAGAGGAGCTTCAGCACACCCGACTCGGGGAACATCTGCGCTGAGATTTCCCACGGAGGCTGGTGGTACCACCAGTGCTTCTTCTCCAACCTCAACGGGGTGTACTACAAGGTGAGGTGGAGGGATGAGGGTGTAAGGTGCTTTTTCTCCAACCAGTGCTTTTCTCCCAACCTCAATGGGGTGTACTACAAGGAAAGGTGGAGGGATGAGGGCACAGATGTTAGCACATGAGGtccagggctgggaggaggctgtTGGTCCTCACATCATAGCAGTCCTTCCTGGCTTGACCAGCTTCTGCTCTCCAGGGAGGGAACAAAATGAGTGCTGGGCACCAAGGCAGTCCAATCTTTCCAGTGCCATGGGCCAGACATGAGTATTGAGACGCCTCTGCACGCTGGGGTTTGGGACTGCATGGTGGAAACTTGTGGTACGGGTGGCTCATGCAGCCTGAGATGGATGGATGCCAGATCCATTGGGAAAATGTTGGGCTTTACATGCTCTTTTCACCCCATCCTCATTAAGCTCTTTGCTCCGGTGTTTCAGAGCAATTGGTTTTCCAATAATCCCATCTGGATGAGGCTTCCATGCATTTCCCATGCCTGACCATCCTTCTTTCTCTGCACCACAGGGCGGCCGATACTCCATTAAAAACCGCAAGGTCCTGGGGCCGGACGGTATCGTGTGGTACTCATGGAAGGACACAGACTACTACTCCCTGAGGAAGGTGGTCATGATGATTCGACCACGCACTTTCCGGCCCCACCTCTCCCCATGAAGGAGCTTGGGATGATCTTCCTTTCACCTCATAATGAACGTTGAGAAGAGAGGGCTGGAAATAGCTTGCTGTGAGCAAAAACTGATGCTGGAGATCCCAGAGGGGCCGAGCCACCATGCTGCCTGTTTGCTTTTGGGAGAATTGAACCAACAGCAGAGGTGTCAAGACCTTCAACAAGTATTTCGGTGGTGAAAGCTCTCCTAAAAAAAATGGAGGTGATTTCTGAGAAGGGCTTTGCTAAGACTAGTGTGTGGCTTGCCGGTTCACTGGGGAGCATCAGTCCTTGGTAGGTTTGAGCATCCCCAAGGCTTGAGACTTAATG contains:
- the LOC128907798 gene encoding angiopoietin-related protein 7-like, which gives rise to MMRHVGSSPGTILTCLMEVCPGTSSARVGLLSLILLATLSSPSLQKSLPAAYRDHGGPQEGTGLIRCGEYSNQVLPNGRCKIVATLPQGDEQRCPDMFRCTDEVSYWLHENEERKQQVLELRELISELQEELRNHRHRIKVLELQHEEAAGRNHSLAQRVQDLEHRYSEASTLQHIQATLLYDMQAQINNISVLTDWAWRNPTCLGPAEMRLQEEMHHPEVKHARNCPIDCASVYYNGLRRSGVYSIMPSVGGMPIEVLCEMDTEGGGWTVIQRRQDGSVDFNRTWNEYKEGFGDLNGEFWLGNENIHKMTSQGDYSLRIDLEDWNNKHKHAFYQVFRYIEDEANYYRLHVDGFSGTVEDSFAWYHNKRSFSTPDSGNICAEISHGGWWYHQCFFSNLNGVYYKGGRYSIKNRKVLGPDGIVWYSWKDTDYYSLRKVVMMIRPRTFRPHLSP